From Pseudomonas sp. stari2:
TCCGGCCCCATGAAGCGATAGTCCTTGTCGACTTTCACCCACGGCAGAGCGCGGCGTTTGGCGCTGAGGCGGTCGCGCTCCCTGGTGAAGGCCTTTTCGTCGGCCAGATGCTGCTTGCGGGCGGCGAGCCATTCTTCGCGCGACACCACCGGATGATTCTCAATGTTCATGATGATTTCTCCTGCGGGGGTTGAAACCGTCTGTCTCAGACTAGTCGCTCAACGTCGTCGGAAATCGACAGACCGCCGGTCGGTCGGGGCGGTAAATGAAGCTGAACGGCTATTGCCCGCTCGGGTCACAACCTAAGACAGCGCCATAAATCACGCGCACCGGAGGTTGAATCAGGATGACGACTTATAACTGGGATTTGATTGAACGCCTGCTGCATGAAGTGCAGAACGGCGCAGGCCACAGCTTCGCACCGCGTTCCTATGCTGAAGACTATACGGCGGAGAAAGCGGCGGCAGGCGAGCCGATCGAGAATCTGGATCATCTGAAAACCATCGCCTGTGAATATGAGCAAAAGCTGTTGCTGCGCGGTTTTATCGAGCCACGGGGTGACGATGAGGGCAGCACCGGCAACAACTTCAGCCTGACCCCGCGCGGCTCTAGCCTGTTGAGTCTGATCGACAGCAGCATTCCCGGTAATGATCATCCGCGTCAGGTGCTGGATGAACAGGAAGATGCGCTGGATGAGGCGACTTTCGATCATGTGGCGTCAAAAGCGCAGATTGCCTGAACCCCTGCTGTGATCCCTTTTGGAGCCGGGTTTCCGGCTCCCGCAGGTTCAATAAACCTCAGCCTGCTTTAGCAGCTTTCAGACACTTCAAATCATTGAAGTCCTTGCGCACCCCTTCGATTTTCTTCAACAGGCGCTGGCGTTGTTGCGGTGTGCTTTCTGCCATCAGATCCACCGCCAGCGAGCGCGCCTGGGCTTCAGTGTCGGCGTAGGCCTTGCGGTAATCCGCTGTCCATAAACGCTCGCGATAGACCAGAAGGGTCTCGATCCGCTGTGGGAATTCCGGACTTTTGCGCTGGGCGACAGCGGCGCTGAACTGCTGTTGCCAGTGCGCACGGTTGGCGATCCATTGGGTGTTCTGGTCGCCGAGTGCGGTCGACCACGCCATCACCCGTTGCTCTTGCGTGACACTCAAAGGCCCGAGCCAGTCGTTGAGGCGTTTGTCCATCCTTGCGCCGCGTTCGGCGATCTGCTGGGCCAATGGTGGTTTCACATATTCCTGCTGACGTTTGCGCAGATCCTTGGCAAACGCATCGTTCATGTCGGCGACCTGTTTGTCGTCCAGCCCTTGCAGCAACTCGATGGCCGACGGGGTGATTTCCCGGGCGGTTTCGGCAATCGCCTGCTTGGCTTCCAGAGTGCGGGCCTGAAGTGCGGCGTCGGTGACCTGATTGGTTTCGACCATGGTCTGCAGGCGATCCAGCCAGTCCAGATAACCTGGCAATTGCGTAGTGCAGTGCCAGCTCAGGTGCTCCTTGAGGCGTTCGTTGAACCAGCCTTTCTGCTCGCCGGTCATGTCCAGGTAGTCGCTGAGCGTCCATGGAATGATCACGTCGAGATTGCGATAGGCCAGGCCGACGCGGCTGCACGCGCCGAGGGCGAGGATGAAGATCAACAGGGTGGCGCAGTGTTTGAACCAGCGAGACATGAGCGAGTCCTTGCGAAAGCCTGGCGTCTGATTCTTATGTGAACGCAGGATGCTCCCGGCAGTTCAGCCAATCAATAGAACGCGCGTTCGGCCTTGAGCGTGACCAGCCCGTCGCACTGGCTGTTGTGCCCGGAGTACGCCGAACAGTCGCTGCCGCTGAGGCTGGAGTTGCTGTAGATCAGGTCCAGGTCGATACCCATCACCGGCCGGGAAAATTTCACCGACCAGTCGGTAAAACTGCTGACATAACCACCGTCCACCGAGACCGGCGTATTGAGCTGATGGGTGGTGTATTTCATGCTGATCCCGATGCCGAACGGCTGGTTGCCGCGCAGATCGGCGAACAAGGTGTTGTTCTGTTTGTCCGGGTCGTTGCTCAGTGCGATGCCGAAACGGCTGCCGAGCAGGGTCAGGCCGCCGAACAGCTCTTGGCTGTCGAGGGTGTCGATCTTCGGATAGCTGTAATGGATCATCCCGACTTCGTAGCCGAGGGTTTGATCGAAAGGTTGTTTAAAGCCTACGTAGGAGTCGATCTCCAGATTCTTGCCTGGCGTCAGCCCCATGCTCGGCGCGTACTGGCCAATGTAGAGGCCTCTGTCGTGGGTCAGATCGAGGCCGCCGTGGAACGAGCCGGCTGCCGAGGGCTTGACCAGACCCTGGGCCATGCTGCGGCTCGGAGTGGTGCCGAGCTTTAGGTCGAAGTCGCCAAGTTCGCGCTGGAAAATCTGTGCGTGCGCCACCGGGCTCGCCAGTAGTCCTGCAAGAAATAAACAGAGGGGTTTGAGCATGCGTCACTCCTTGAACAGCGAGCGCAGGCCGACGTACCTGCTGAAACGCTTGATCCAGACGCGTGCAAGGATACCGGCGAATGATCGCCATCGAGGGCCGTTCGTCGATTTCTGTGGTTTTGTCGGGGTTGATTAAACGCGAGAGAGGTTCTGCGAGGGTTCCGGTCCAGACGCTTCGAAGCTCAAAGCGCCTTGGGACTGGGATGTTGCGGGGTGTTACTTCTTGCCCAGGCTGATCTGCTTGGACGGGCCGAACGTCTGGCCGCTGACGCCCTTGGCAATTTGCTGGATCTCGCCGCCGGACTTGAGGAACGCCGCGATCTGATCGTTGATCGATTCGCTGGT
This genomic window contains:
- a CDS encoding DUF6279 family lipoprotein, producing MSRWFKHCATLLIFILALGACSRVGLAYRNLDVIIPWTLSDYLDMTGEQKGWFNERLKEHLSWHCTTQLPGYLDWLDRLQTMVETNQVTDAALQARTLEAKQAIAETAREITPSAIELLQGLDDKQVADMNDAFAKDLRKRQQEYVKPPLAQQIAERGARMDKRLNDWLGPLSVTQEQRVMAWSTALGDQNTQWIANRAHWQQQFSAAVAQRKSPEFPQRIETLLVYRERLWTADYRKAYADTEAQARSLAVDLMAESTPQQRQRLLKKIEGVRKDFNDLKCLKAAKAG
- a CDS encoding TorF family putative porin; translated protein: MLKPLCLFLAGLLASPVAHAQIFQRELGDFDLKLGTTPSRSMAQGLVKPSAAGSFHGGLDLTHDRGLYIGQYAPSMGLTPGKNLEIDSYVGFKQPFDQTLGYEVGMIHYSYPKIDTLDSQELFGGLTLLGSRFGIALSNDPDKQNNTLFADLRGNQPFGIGISMKYTTHQLNTPVSVDGGYVSSFTDWSVKFSRPVMGIDLDLIYSNSSLSGSDCSAYSGHNSQCDGLVTLKAERAFY
- a CDS encoding transcriptional regulator; protein product: MTTYNWDLIERLLHEVQNGAGHSFAPRSYAEDYTAEKAAAGEPIENLDHLKTIACEYEQKLLLRGFIEPRGDDEGSTGNNFSLTPRGSSLLSLIDSSIPGNDHPRQVLDEQEDALDEATFDHVASKAQIA